Proteins encoded by one window of Chryseobacterium foetidum:
- a CDS encoding HD domain-containing protein gives MKNVIDSTIEFVKQKLEGAEAGHDWFHIERVWKLSKKIAQTENCNLEVVELSALLHDIADPKFHDGDETLALKISGELLEGLKVDENVIQQVLFVIQNISFKNRGEAPKDLPIELKIVQDADRIDAIGAIGVARTFNFGGFKNNLMYHPDIQPKLNMSKEEYKKSDGTTINHFYEKLLLLKDLMNTDEGKKIAEERHQFMLSFLDQFYKEWNVD, from the coding sequence ATGAAGAACGTAATAGACAGCACAATAGAATTCGTAAAACAAAAACTTGAAGGCGCAGAAGCCGGTCACGACTGGTTTCACATCGAGAGAGTCTGGAAATTATCGAAAAAAATTGCCCAAACTGAAAACTGTAATCTTGAAGTTGTTGAACTTTCTGCTTTACTTCACGATATTGCTGATCCTAAATTTCACGATGGCGACGAAACTTTAGCTTTGAAAATTTCAGGAGAATTATTGGAAGGCTTAAAAGTCGATGAGAACGTTATTCAGCAGGTTTTATTTGTAATTCAGAACATTTCATTTAAAAACAGAGGAGAAGCACCAAAAGATTTACCAATTGAATTAAAAATTGTTCAGGACGCCGACAGAATCGATGCCATCGGAGCGATTGGTGTGGCTCGAACGTTTAATTTCGGTGGTTTTAAAAATAATCTGATGTATCATCCTGATATTCAGCCAAAACTCAATATGTCGAAGGAAGAATACAAAAAATCAGACGGAACAACAATTAATCACTTCTATGAAAAACTTTTGCTGTTGAAAGATTTAATGAACACCGATGAAGGAAAAAAAATAGCCGAAGAAAGGCATCAGTTTATGCTCTCTTTCCTCGACCAGTTTTATAAAGAATGGAATGTAGATTAA
- a CDS encoding DUF72 domain-containing protein → MKFGQVEDPSKIDFTLPKDHSRTKEILKQNKKGLENISIGCAKWNKTDLKGFYPKGTKDELGYYSTQFNSIELNATFYGMPTSEQVLTWKEKTPADFKFFPKITNTVSHFRRLLNIDDVVTQFATAVLNFDEKLGMVFLQLHDNFKPKDYERLEQFVNKWPKEVPLAIELRNTEWFSDEEIFDKICQLFEDNNITNIIVDTAGRRDMLHMRLTTPTAFIRYVGANHESDYERLDDWLKHLTKWKKEGLQNLYFFVHQNLEKASPLLSAHLIEEMNKEWKTDIHIPKLAQENPQSLF, encoded by the coding sequence ATGAAATTCGGACAAGTAGAAGACCCGTCAAAAATAGATTTTACATTACCAAAAGATCATTCAAGAACCAAGGAAATTTTAAAGCAAAATAAAAAGGGACTTGAAAATATCTCGATCGGTTGTGCAAAATGGAACAAAACTGATTTGAAAGGTTTTTATCCGAAAGGTACAAAGGACGAATTGGGCTACTACTCTACGCAGTTTAATTCTATCGAACTGAACGCTACTTTCTACGGAATGCCGACCTCCGAACAGGTTTTGACATGGAAGGAAAAAACTCCGGCAGATTTTAAATTCTTTCCGAAAATAACCAATACCGTTTCCCATTTCAGAAGACTTTTGAATATCGATGATGTCGTAACTCAGTTTGCAACGGCAGTTTTGAATTTTGATGAAAAACTGGGAATGGTTTTCCTTCAGCTTCATGATAATTTTAAACCCAAAGACTACGAAAGGCTCGAGCAGTTTGTGAATAAATGGCCGAAAGAGGTGCCCTTAGCCATCGAACTCAGAAATACGGAATGGTTTAGTGATGAAGAGATTTTTGATAAAATCTGTCAGCTTTTTGAGGATAATAATATTACGAATATCATTGTTGATACCGCCGGAAGAAGAGATATGCTTCACATGAGACTGACGACTCCAACCGCTTTTATCAGATACGTTGGAGCCAATCATGAAAGCGATTACGAAAGACTTGATGACTGGTTGAAACATCTGACGAAATGGAAGAAAGAAGGTCTGCAGAATCTCTACTTTTTTGTTCACCAAAATCTTGAAAAAGCTTCACCACTGCTTTCAGCCCATTTGATTGAAGAGATGAATAAAGAATGGAAAACTGATATTCACATTCCTAAACTTGCTCAGGAAAATCCCCAGAGTCTGTTTTAA
- a CDS encoding endonuclease domain-containing protein, which translates to MKKFKPNYDEGMWKGASGSSFSKAKSLRINETQTEKILWEKLRNNQFRGFKFRRQHPINLFIADFYCHQLKLIIEIDGQYHNFQEQIKKDRERTEILESNGLQVIRFSNNEIMEDLDKIISEINEKIDEILVSQNSNQSH; encoded by the coding sequence ATGAAAAAATTCAAACCAAACTATGATGAAGGAATGTGGAAAGGTGCTTCAGGAAGTTCTTTTAGCAAAGCTAAGTCACTACGAATAAATGAAACCCAGACGGAAAAAATTCTTTGGGAAAAATTGAGAAATAATCAATTCAGAGGATTTAAATTCAGAAGACAACATCCAATTAACTTATTCATTGCTGATTTTTATTGTCATCAATTGAAATTAATTATAGAAATTGATGGTCAATATCATAACTTTCAAGAACAAATAAAAAAAGATAGAGAACGAACCGAGATTTTAGAAAGCAATGGTCTACAAGTGATCAGATTTTCGAATAATGAAATTATGGAAGATTTAGACAAAATAATTTCAGAAATTAATGAGAAAATCGATGAAATTCTTGTTTCTCAAAATTCAAATCAATCGCATTAA
- a CDS encoding helix-turn-helix transcriptional regulator — protein sequence MKNTIKIERALKGITQEDLAKVISVSRQTINAMEAGKYVPSTVLALKIARYFGKKVEDIFELEDGD from the coding sequence ATGAAAAATACCATTAAAATCGAAAGAGCTTTAAAAGGCATCACGCAGGAAGATTTAGCAAAAGTAATCAGCGTTTCGAGGCAAACCATCAATGCTATGGAAGCGGGAAAATACGTTCCGTCTACGGTTTTGGCTTTGAAGATTGCGAGATATTTCGGGAAGAAGGTGGAGGATATTTTTGAGCTGGAGGATGGGGATTGA